A segment of the Entomomonas moraniae genome:
AAAACTCTGCATCGTCCATACTATCGAAAGCGATTGATTGTGGGACATGTCTAGTTACTGTTCCAAGATCACCAAGATCAAATATTTCAGCATCACAAAATACTTGACCATCTTTTTGTATTTTTTTAATAACTTGGTGAGCTTCCATATTTTCAAAGCCGTCTATGTTTTGGCTGACTAGCGTACCTAATCGATGCACTAATCTATGAAAAGCGGCGTGCCTTGGTTTTTTAAGTTCTGCTCTTACCCTGTCGCCCTCTCTATAATTTCTTGCCTTTAATATCTCTCTATCTTCTTGAGAGTCAGCAATCAAGGCCATTACTTGTTGTTTGGTAACAGGGTCTATTAATGCCTTAAATTTTAGGTAAACAGGCTTTGTTTCCTTTTTACGTTTTGCTTTGAGGTCTATAACATTGTTTTCCATTATGCTCTAGCCTCCCTTCTTTCTATTCTTCTCTATGGCTTTCCCCCAAACCATCAAAACGGGCCACATAACTAGTAGAAGAATAAGAACAAAAATAGAAAGGAAAAATGACTTAAGCTCATTCTCGGCAATATCTGTGTTCGACTTAAACATACAAAACACCCATAAAATAAAACCAATAACCAAATATGTTAATATGTATCCATTCATGCTCTAGCCTCCTTTGTTCTGCTGGAGGTCCAGTCAAAAACTATGGCCTCTCCGCCTTCTCTGAGTCGGTCCACTACTCGATCACCTAAGTAATTTGGTAATTCAGAAGGCCCATGATTTGAGATGATGATGGTTGGTAGCATGTTTTCATAACGGTTATTGATGATGTCGAATAGGGCCGTTAGTTCAAATTCGCTAGACTTTTGCACGCCTATTTCATCAATGATTAATAAATCAGGGTCAGAGAAAACTTGAAAGGCTTCTGATTCGGTCATGTTTTTGTCTGAGTAGGTGGCTCTGATAAAACGTAAGATATTACCTACTGTCGAATAGAGGGCCGTTCTTCCCTGCTCTCTGATGATCTTGTTGGCTATGGCATTGGCTAGATGAGTTTTTCCCGTACCAACACCGCCTAAAAGTAATAATGACTTACCCGTCTCATAGTTTTCATTGAATTGGTCCGCATATCGTAAGCATTTTGCGAGGGCCCTTTTCTGACCTTCATTGTCGGCTAGGTAGTTTTCAAATCCTTTGTTTTGAAAGCGTGGCGGTATGCAGGCATTGCCTAGACGCTTTTCGATCGATACTCGTCTAGCTTCGATAGCCGCCCGTTCTTGTTCGGCTCTGTTTTCTGCATCGCGTTTTTCTTGTTGGCATTTTTCACAGGTGGACCAGACATCGCCTTGTCTTAAACACATCAGCATAGCTTGATATTCTCCATGCTTTTCACAGTTCCTAGTCTCGGTATCTAAAATCGTGAATAGTTTTCTCACTGTGTTCATCAGAATTTAACCTCACCGTTAGGGCCAACTTCAAAGTTAAAATTACTAACATTCGCCTGCATGGATGGTTTGCGGTCGGGGAACTGTCGAATATTATTCTTTGGGTTTGGGAATAAGCCCTGCCAACCGCAAGCAATTGATTTTTTGATAACGTCATCTGGATTAGGACAGTTAACCAGATCAACAGCCTGTTGTTTGCACATGGTTTCAGTTAATGGTTTCTTGATCTCAGACCTGTACTTAACCCACATGGACCATGTTTCTACAGATACGTTTTCAGGTTTAGCCAACAGTGGATTAAATTTTTTATTATTGGACTTGGTTTTTTTTGTATTATTTTTTTTAATATCTGTATCTGTATCTGTATCTGTATGGTTCAACGTTTGTTTAACGTCCGTTGAACGTTCGTTATTAGTATTAGCTGAACGCGCTTTAGCAGAACGCTTTCCAGCATTAGATGCTTTAATGGATTTTTCCCTTACCGCATCTAAATCATGTTCAATACGATTATGTTTCCACTCTATACAATCGTTATGCTGAATAATTACGAAGAATTCTTTCAGTTGTTCCGATACTTCTAACCATTCATTAATAGTTAGTCGAGCAACAGACGCTAAACGTTTGTTGAGCGTTTGTTCATCCTTTGCTTTGAAGGATTCTCCACGCTGCCAGTAATTAAACATTAATAGTAAGTAGGCCCCATTTTCCAAAGTGGTTAGATGGGCCGTGTCAGCTAAGTAATCTGCTGTATATAACTGAATGTATGGTAGTGCTGCCATTATGCAACCTCTCTTAATCTGTTAGCCCATAGCTCACTAATCCAGTTAAAGCCTTTAGGGGTGAATTTCATTTGTGTGTAAGCGTGTTCTGTGTCAGATACACCTGTCTTAACAACAAAGCGACCAGCATCAATATGTCTTTGGTAAGGGGTCATTGTTTTACCTGTGTAATAGATGATCCCGTTTTCAATCAGGAATAATTTAAGTTCAGGCTCTTTAGCATTTAGTAACTTAGCCACTTGTCTAAAGTTGTAATTGCCTTCTGCTTTTACGTAGTTGTCTACAAAGTCAACGGCTGGCTTTTGTTGTTCTATGATTAATTTTTGCTTATTATTTTCTTCCACTAAGTCAGCAGCTAAACGCAAAGCATCGGGTAAGGTTTGAGGAACATTTAAAAATATTCCATTTAACTTAGCTAAAACCATTCTTCTTACTTTTTTAGATTCGCGCATAGCTACCAGCATGCACATATCTTTAGTTAACTCAAAAACAACTGACTCCGTATTGTTCAAATTTTGTACTACAAAACTTTTGTAGTTAAAATCTGATAGCTCGTCAGCTACTCTTGCGTGAAAAACATTAGAGCGAATTGAGTTTTCGCCCTCTTGTTCTCTTACATTATTAATAACGTCTAGTAAGTCTCTACTTGACATTGTTACGTTTTCGTTTAATATTAATTTGTTCATTTAGTGAACCTCACTGTATTAATAATCTGTGATAAAAGCCGTAATTGCCGTACGGCTTTTTTATTGCCTGAAATTAATACTCGTCTGTTAAGTCATCCGCTGACTGCAAATGCTCTGTCCATTTCTTATTGCCATACATAAAATATTCGACGTCTGATTGTTTGAAGCAACGCATATCATCAGGAACGATCTTTAAATCTAAGATGGCTAATATTTCTGAAAGCTGTTGAAACTTTTCAGGCTTCATTCTGCTAATAGTCGATTCATCGCAACCTAATGCATGAGAAACAGCGGCATTTCCAACAGATGCAAGACGCTGCACGATCATTGAATAATTCTTGCGTGCTATTGCTTCTTGGTTATCTGATAATTTGCTCATCGTTAATTACTCAAGGATTTAATATGGTTTATGCTATTTGCGACGGGAAAGGTCGAACCTCAAAAGCCTTTAACTTCCCCTGTTCTTCAACAACATATATTTCTCTATTTTTTCTAATGGCTTTGGATACTGCACCCTGTGTTGTACCTAGTTTTTTAGCGGCCTCTCCTTGAGAGGTACCTTCAACATATTTTTTTAATGGGATTTTATTCATAAGAACTCCTACTTATATGTATTAATAATACCGTCGGTATTTATACATGTCAATACCGTCGGGATTTGATTTAAATTACCGCAGGGAATATATTTGCCAAATGGAAAAGACTGATAATAGAAAAAAACAACTTACCCCTGAGCTTCTAGAAGAAAGCAAGAAGCTTAAGAGTATTTTTGAGTCAAAAAAGAAGGATTTAAAAATAAGCCAAGGCTCAATAGCTGACTTTATGGGAATAAATCAAAGCTCAGTTAGTCATTACTTAAATGGACTAAATCCTTTAAATGCAAACGCCGCTGCTAAATTTGCAAAAATATTACAGGTAGATATAAATGAGTTTAGCCCTCGCCTAGCTAAAGAAGTAAATAATTTAGTTTCTATCACAGTAAACAACCAGCCAAACACGATCGAAATTTCTACCTATAACGAAAACGATCCAGTGGAAAATGACGAAGTTGTAATACCAATCTTTAA
Coding sequences within it:
- a CDS encoding Cro/CI family transcriptional regulator; this encodes MNKIPLKKYVEGTSQGEAAKKLGTTQGAVSKAIRKNREIYVVEEQGKLKAFEVRPFPSQIA
- a CDS encoding ATP-binding protein gives rise to the protein MNTVRKLFTILDTETRNCEKHGEYQAMLMCLRQGDVWSTCEKCQQEKRDAENRAEQERAAIEARRVSIEKRLGNACIPPRFQNKGFENYLADNEGQKRALAKCLRYADQFNENYETGKSLLLLGGVGTGKTHLANAIANKIIREQGRTALYSTVGNILRFIRATYSDKNMTESEAFQVFSDPDLLIIDEIGVQKSSEFELTALFDIINNRYENMLPTIIISNHGPSELPNYLGDRVVDRLREGGEAIVFDWTSSRTKEARA
- a CDS encoding phage antirepressor KilAC domain-containing protein — its product is MNKLILNENVTMSSRDLLDVINNVREQEGENSIRSNVFHARVADELSDFNYKSFVVQNLNNTESVVFELTKDMCMLVAMRESKKVRRMVLAKLNGIFLNVPQTLPDALRLAADLVEENNKQKLIIEQQKPAVDFVDNYVKAEGNYNFRQVAKLLNAKEPELKLFLIENGIIYYTGKTMTPYQRHIDAGRFVVKTGVSDTEHAYTQMKFTPKGFNWISELWANRLREVA
- a CDS encoding CII family transcriptional regulator, yielding MSKLSDNQEAIARKNYSMIVQRLASVGNAAVSHALGCDESTISRMKPEKFQQLSEILAILDLKIVPDDMRCFKQSDVEYFMYGNKKWTEHLQSADDLTDEY
- a CDS encoding YdaU family protein — its product is MAALPYIQLYTADYLADTAHLTTLENGAYLLLMFNYWQRGESFKAKDEQTLNKRLASVARLTINEWLEVSEQLKEFFVIIQHNDCIEWKHNRIEHDLDAVREKSIKASNAGKRSAKARSANTNNERSTDVKQTLNHTDTDTDTDIKKNNTKKTKSNNKKFNPLLAKPENVSVETWSMWVKYRSEIKKPLTETMCKQQAVDLVNCPNPDDVIKKSIACGWQGLFPNPKNNIRQFPDRKPSMQANVSNFNFEVGPNGEVKF